From Miscanthus floridulus cultivar M001 chromosome 15, ASM1932011v1, whole genome shotgun sequence, the proteins below share one genomic window:
- the LOC136508416 gene encoding LOW QUALITY PROTEIN: INCREASED PETAL GROWTH ANISOTROPY 1-like protein 2 (The sequence of the model RefSeq protein was modified relative to this genomic sequence to represent the inferred CDS: deleted 2 bases in 2 codons), with product MKQQVPSSNGHGSSIHSTSQAAVPQTRSRASRAPPPKVKQPPATPGPGVKARPRPAAAATTMAATRRQAAVSMPMPVRRVMMSTTESETVEDEVVRLRGEVDALRREVQRLLRLNADLQHQQHDAATNNRPQPPSKISISGGGVVAAPPPPPPPPPPPPPPPLPRHQNQRVPSAPVSKATALVDMYNSLQTSNKKPSKHTDKSRSHDHHSSIVDELQNRSRHQLAIKADVETKAEFINHLINKIHTSTYTGVEQVLTFVDWLDQQLSTLSDETAVLKHFNWPEKKADALREAASEYRHLKCLLTEISSLRDGEDGGSGSEATATLRKISSLLDKLEKSMGRLVNLRRSVMSSYKELRIPTDWMIDSGMASKMRLASVCLAKMYTKTVLKELDCRDSAGTGNEAALVAQSVRFTYRVHQFAGGLDCEAMHAFEELRRRVQLVST from the exons ATGAAGCAACAAGTTCCAAGCAGCAACGGCCATGGCAGCAGCATCCATTCCACGTCTCAGGCAGCTGTGCCGCAAACTCGGTCTCGGGCATCAAGAGCACCACCACCCAAAGTCAAGCAACCTCCTGCTACTCCAGGCCCAGGGGTGAAGGCCAGACCAAGACCGGCCGCAGCCGCCACCACCATGGCAGCAACGAGGAGGCAGGCTGCTGTGTCTATGCCTATGCCCGTGAGGAGGGTCATGATGAGCACCACGGAGTCGGAGACAGTAGAGGACGAGGTGGTGCGGCTGCGCGGGGAGGTGGATGCCTTGCGGAGGGAAGTGCAGCGCCTGCTCCGCCTCAACGCAGACCTTCAGCACCAACAGCATGATGCTGCAACCAACAACAGACCACAACCTCCCAGCAAGATTTCGATTTCCGGAGGAGGCGTCGTtgcagcgccaccgccgccgcccccaccgccaccgccaccgcctcctccGCCACTGCCGCGGCACCAAAACCAGCGAGTCCCTTCAGCTCCGGTGAGCAAGGCCACTGCGCTGGTTGACATGTACAACTCGCTGCAGACCAGCAACAAGAAGCCGTCAAAGCACACAGACAAAAGTAGAAGCCATGATCACCATAGCAGCATTGTCGACGAGCTGCAGAACCGCTCCAGGCACCAGCTAGCG ATCAAAGCGGATGTGGAAACAAAAGCAGAGTTCATCAACCATCTCATCAACAAAATCCACACTAGTACTTACACTGGTGTGGAACAAGTACTCACCTTTGTGGACTGGCTAGACCAACAACTTTCTACTCTG TCTGATGAGACAGCCGTCTTGAAGCACTTCAACTGGCCTGAGAAGAAAGCTGATGCACTTCGTGAAGCGGCATCTGAATACCGACACCTAAAGTGTCTTCTAACAGAGATCTCTTCCTTGAGAGACGGAGAAGATGGTGGTAGTGGTAGTGAGGCCACAGCCACTCTCAGGAAGATTTCT AGTTTGCTAGACAA ATTGGAGAAGAGCATGGGCAGATTGGTGAATCTAAGGAGATCGGTGATGTCGTCCTACAAAGAGTTGAGGATTCCGACTGACTGGATG ATTGATTCAGGGATGGCCTCAAAG ATGAGACTGGCATCGGTGTGTCTGGCGAAAATGTATACCAAGACAGTCCTTAAGGAACTGGACTGCAGGGATTCAGCTGGGACTGGGAACGAGGCTGCTCTGGTTGCTCAAAGTGTGCGCTTCACCTACAGGGTCCACCAG TTTGCTGGGGGACTTGACTGCGAAGCAATGCATGCCTTTGAAGAGCTAAGAAGGCGGGTTCAGCTGGTCTCTACATGA